A window of the Lactuca sativa cultivar Salinas chromosome 5, Lsat_Salinas_v11, whole genome shotgun sequence genome harbors these coding sequences:
- the LOC111883699 gene encoding uncharacterized protein LOC111883699, with protein MPPKKSNRKKTNPPTNPPSLPPPRYDHAVFQAVVTAIVAATMSQIHASGTSGANSGANPSNQGNSQGHPRECSYKDFTNDKPKSSDGTGGVNVLTRWFEKTESIFEICVCPESSKVKFAACTFTNRALTWWNSQVKSLTLPIPNAMSWDDLKELMLAEYCTRGEMKKLEQELWNLKMKGSDIAAYTARISDLAVLCPGMTLIDHGDRQDSVTAILEQPKESSGKKKFWNKRKGQSSQDPSKKQQTVAVHVATIPAIVPTTQTPPSRYTGNLSKCNKCNFHHHGLCQELRCTSCNKKANTTHFCKTPAHPNVQTPETGIGQACYGCGETRNYKRNCPKAIDAGNTG; from the exons ATGCCTCCGAAGAAGTCCAATAGGAAGAAAACTAACCCTCCAACGAATCCACCATCGCTGCCACCTCCTCGGTATGACCATGCTGTTTTCCAAGCAGTAGTGACAGCCATCGTGGCTGCCACTATGTCGCAGATCCACGCAAGTGGTACTAGCGGGGCGAATAGTGGTGCCAACCCTTCCAATCAAGGAAATAGTCAAGGGCACCCAagggagtgctcctacaaggatttcacaaacgaTAAACCCAAGTCCTCTGATGGAACTGGAGGTGTCAATGTTTTAACCCGTtggttcgagaagaccgaatcAATATTCGAGATATGTGTGTGCCCCGAGTCTAGCAAAGTGAAATTTGCAGCATGCACTTTCACaaatcgagccctcacttggtggaacagcCAAGTCAAGTCCCTGACTCTCCCGATACCCAATGCTATGAGTTGGGATGATTTGAAAGAACTCATGTTAGCAGAATATTGCACAAGGGGCGAGATGAAAAAActagagcaggagctctggaacctaaagatgaagggctcTGACATCGCTGCTTATACTGCTAGGATCAGTGACCTAGCTGTTCTTTGTCCCGGGATG ACGCTGATAGACCATGGAGATCGCCAAGATTCTGTGACAGCTATCCTTGAGCAGCCCAAGGAAAGTAGTggcaagaagaaattttggaacaagagAAAAGGGCAGTCATCTCAAGATCCCTCCAAGAAACAGCAAACTGTGGCAGTTCATGTTGCTACTATTCCTGCTATTGTTCCTACTACTCAAACACCTCCCAGTCGATACACTGGGAACCTCTCGAAATGCAACAAatgtaacttccatcatcatggaCTGTGTCAAGAATTACGATGCACTAGTTGTAACAAGAAAGCGAATACAACTCATTTCTGCAAGACACCTGCACATCCTAATGTTCAAACCCCCGAAACTGGAATAGGCCAGGCTTGTTATGGGTGTGGTGAAACCAGGAACTACAAGAGGAATTGCCCTAAGGCAATAGATGCTGGTAACACAGGGTGA